In Agarivorans gilvus, one genomic interval encodes:
- the rpmF gene encoding 50S ribosomal protein L32, giving the protein MAVQKSKVTRSRRGMRRSHDAIENNVALTTDATSGELHRRHHVTADGYYRGNKVINK; this is encoded by the coding sequence ATGGCTGTTCAGAAAAGTAAAGTTACACGTTCAAGACGTGGCATGCGTCGTTCACACGACGCAATTGAAAACAATGTTGCATTAACTACTGACGCAACTTCAGGTGAACTTCACCGTCGTCACCATGTTACTGCTGACGGTTACTACCGCGGTAACAAGGTTATCAACAAGTAA
- the plsX gene encoding phosphate acyltransferase PlsX, producing MQKLTIAVDAMGGDIGPHVTVPAVAQALNDYSHLYVTLIGDQHFIHPLLIQFGIAQHPRLLFMHTSQVVTANDKPITALRSRRQSSMRLALDLVHQGQADACVSAGNTGALMAMAKVVLKLLPGIERPALISHLPEENGRGCLLLDLGANSSCDSEVLMQFAVMGAALAESVWGLTRPRVALLNIGEEQIKGNDVVKQTAQLLENSNAINYIGFVEGNQLFSGKADVIVCDGFVGNIALKTAEGVSKLILTKLKAQFDVNWFARFILKLFLPSLKSQLKQLNPDQYNGASLVGLRGIVIKSHGHADETAFLQAIHQAVAEIQQQVPSRITDKLESLLIDKH from the coding sequence TTGCAAAAACTTACTATTGCAGTTGATGCAATGGGGGGCGACATTGGCCCCCATGTTACAGTGCCTGCCGTTGCGCAGGCACTTAACGATTACTCCCATCTCTATGTTACCTTAATTGGTGACCAGCACTTTATACACCCCTTACTGATTCAATTTGGTATTGCTCAGCATCCGCGCCTGTTGTTTATGCATACTAGCCAAGTGGTTACTGCTAATGATAAGCCGATCACTGCACTGCGTTCGCGCCGTCAATCCTCGATGCGTTTAGCGCTGGATTTGGTTCATCAAGGCCAAGCCGATGCCTGTGTTAGCGCTGGTAATACCGGCGCACTAATGGCCATGGCCAAGGTCGTTTTGAAGCTGCTACCAGGAATAGAACGCCCCGCATTGATTAGCCATTTACCTGAAGAAAATGGTAGAGGCTGTTTGTTATTGGACTTAGGCGCCAATTCTAGCTGTGACTCAGAGGTGTTGATGCAGTTCGCTGTAATGGGGGCCGCCTTGGCCGAAAGTGTATGGGGATTAACTCGTCCGCGAGTGGCCTTGCTTAATATCGGCGAAGAGCAAATAAAGGGTAATGATGTGGTTAAACAAACCGCGCAGCTTCTTGAAAACTCAAACGCAATTAATTACATTGGCTTTGTTGAGGGGAATCAGCTATTTAGTGGTAAAGCTGATGTAATTGTCTGTGATGGTTTTGTCGGCAATATTGCACTAAAAACTGCCGAAGGTGTATCTAAGCTGATTCTTACCAAACTAAAAGCCCAGTTCGATGTAAACTGGTTTGCTCGATTTATATTAAAATTGTTTTTGCCAAGCTTAAAATCACAGTTAAAACAACTGAACCCCGACCAGTATAATGGCGCGAGTCTGGTAGGATTGCGCGGCATTGTGATTAAGAGCCATGGTCATGCCGACGAGACGGCATTTTTACAAGCTATTCACCAAGCCGTTGCCGAAATACAGCAGCAAGTGCCAAGCCGTATTACCGACAAACTAGAATCTTTATTAATTGATAAGCATTAA